From Candidatus Hydrogenedentota bacterium, a single genomic window includes:
- a CDS encoding Fic family protein: protein MTTFNPDKPFDNLPLLPPAADIETKSILKKTTAAARALSELKSVSASIPNPLLLVGSIPLLEAKVSSEIENIVTTSDDLFQFAADEHADALPATKEAYRYSVALKGGFAALNARPLSVATATLICQTLRGAEIQVRKMPGTIIADPSTRKAIYTPPSDPERLKALLRNWEQYVNEPGGADHLIKMAVMHYQFEAIHPFTDGNGRTGRILNILYLVQHGLLALPVLYLSRYILENRQAYYRHIRAVTERGAWEPWILYMLDAIEVTATWTSRRILAVQELLDHTREHLKAILPGIYTHELLELMFSQPYIRIGNLIDSGIAARDTASSYLRKLAAAGVLAERKKGRTKLFQHTKLLNLLLAREHTFEKYSQHQSKQ from the coding sequence GTGACCACATTCAACCCGGACAAACCATTCGATAACCTGCCTCTCCTGCCTCCTGCGGCGGATATTGAGACAAAGAGCATTCTCAAAAAAACGACGGCTGCCGCGCGGGCCCTCAGCGAACTTAAATCTGTCAGCGCCAGCATTCCGAACCCGTTGCTCTTGGTGGGGTCGATTCCGCTGCTTGAAGCCAAGGTCAGTTCGGAAATTGAGAACATCGTCACTACATCGGACGACCTCTTCCAGTTCGCAGCAGACGAACACGCCGACGCCCTTCCCGCGACGAAGGAAGCCTATCGCTACAGCGTTGCCCTGAAGGGCGGATTTGCCGCGCTCAACGCCCGCCCACTCTCGGTTGCAACCGCCACGCTGATCTGTCAAACACTTCGCGGGGCGGAAATTCAGGTCCGCAAGATGCCGGGCACCATCATAGCCGACCCATCAACGCGGAAGGCAATATACACGCCCCCTTCCGATCCCGAACGGCTAAAGGCGTTGCTGCGAAACTGGGAGCAATACGTGAATGAACCGGGCGGCGCCGATCACTTGATCAAGATGGCGGTTATGCACTACCAGTTCGAGGCGATTCATCCGTTTACCGATGGAAATGGCCGCACGGGACGAATTCTAAACATCCTTTACCTTGTTCAACACGGCCTGCTCGCCCTTCCTGTGCTCTATCTCAGCCGGTACATCCTGGAAAACCGCCAAGCCTATTACCGCCACATTCGTGCCGTCACCGAACGCGGTGCATGGGAACCGTGGATACTTTATATGTTGGACGCTATCGAGGTGACCGCGACGTGGACGTCGCGCCGTATCCTTGCGGTTCAGGAACTGCTGGACCATACCCGCGAACATCTTAAAGCGATACTCCCGGGCATCTACACGCACGAATTACTGGAACTCATGTTCAGCCAACCGTATATTCGAATCGGCAACCTCATCGATTCCGGGATCGCGGCACGCGACACCGCCTCTTCGTACCTGCGGAAACTTGCTGCTGCGGGTGTACTGGCGGAACGTAAGAAGGGGCGGACCAAACTGTTCCAGCATACGAAGCTTCTCAATTTGCTCCTGGCTCGCGAACATACATTTGAAAAGTACTCACAGCACCAGAGTAAACAATAG
- a CDS encoding exo-alpha-sialidase, whose translation MNILSYTVSAAIVVALAANLSAAAQDTPPLVADKEFVYVCRDAGAGAYEAFPDVCRLKDGRLMAIFYAGYGHVSLPNDALPKGGRASACYSSDEGRTWSAAETVVDTEDDDRDPSVVQLSDGRILCSFFSLRKKADGGYRGLGSYIVESADAGKTWSAPRLVSTYYCSAPIRELSNGNLILGLYLEDSGDAWGAVTISTDKGQTWSHPYDIPNGGLRLDAETDIIELKDGALYAAQRTEKESMRFSKSTDGGKTWSVSVPMGFPGHCPYLHRTPDGIVLIAHRIPNTSLHYSLDDCATWSQNVSVDSVGGAYPSMVTLNDGSILIVYYEEGEGSSIRARKFKASANGIEWLTW comes from the coding sequence ATGAATATCCTGTCATATACCGTATCCGCGGCTATTGTTGTCGCGCTTGCGGCAAATTTGTCGGCGGCTGCTCAAGACACTCCACCACTCGTCGCGGACAAGGAATTCGTCTATGTCTGCCGCGACGCAGGGGCCGGTGCGTACGAAGCGTTTCCCGACGTGTGCCGCCTCAAGGACGGCCGCCTCATGGCGATCTTCTACGCCGGCTACGGTCACGTGTCGTTGCCAAACGACGCCCTGCCGAAGGGAGGGCGCGCGTCGGCATGCTACTCGTCCGACGAAGGCCGCACGTGGAGCGCCGCGGAAACCGTCGTCGATACCGAGGACGATGACCGCGATCCCTCCGTCGTGCAACTGAGCGACGGACGCATCCTCTGCAGTTTCTTTTCGCTGCGCAAAAAGGCCGACGGCGGATATCGCGGACTCGGATCGTACATCGTCGAATCCGCGGACGCGGGCAAGACGTGGTCCGCGCCGCGTCTCGTCAGCACCTACTATTGCAGCGCGCCGATCCGCGAGCTCTCGAATGGAAATCTGATTCTCGGACTCTACCTCGAAGACAGCGGCGACGCATGGGGTGCTGTGACGATCTCCACCGACAAAGGCCAAACCTGGTCACACCCCTATGACATTCCCAACGGCGGACTGCGGCTCGACGCCGAAACCGACATCATCGAATTGAAAGACGGTGCTCTCTACGCGGCGCAGCGAACCGAAAAGGAGAGCATGCGCTTTTCAAAATCCACCGACGGCGGAAAGACGTGGAGCGTGTCCGTACCGATGGGATTCCCCGGCCACTGCCCATACTTGCACCGAACGCCGGACGGCATCGTGCTCATCGCACACCGCATCCCAAACACCAGCCTGCACTACTCGCTCGACGACTGCGCCACCTGGAGCCAGAACGTGTCCGTCGATTCCGTCGGCGGCGCCTACCCCAGCATGGTCACGCTCAATGACGGATCAATACTCATCGTCTACTACGAAGAAGGCGAAGGTTCCTCCATCCGCGCACGCAAGTTCAAAGCATCGGCGAATGGAATCGAATGGCTGACGTGGTGA
- a CDS encoding alpha/beta fold hydrolase — protein MQSNAITADAMSSHTAQVLRLYNLTEVFKANPDQTMRDLRERACEGPDRYLLFSMAELSYLVARDHEAKSPTEAIGYFISSARFAYAFLFDSNLGERPNIYDPRFRLGCELYNHSLARALRLMEANPPAEEADGAILVQTWDGALRMRVAMHGFPEGYSDFAELILAADYEVEGINNQYRTYGLGIPLIAVARTDPDDPNQPPRASYPATAVLRFNRLACVDYDQTLEASLDLFDPLHIDDVEIDGTHARLESDMTTPLGYVLSDPDLRTDAFLGFLRAERADDRTGLYMIDPYDSDKIPVVLVHGLVSSPLTWAEMLNDLRGDPAIREKYQFWFYQYPTGYPFIYSASRFRKALDDARAQYDPAGTSAAFNQMVLIGHSMGGLLSKLMVQDSGDAVWSAFSRKPFDELRISESEKSMLANVFFFTPRPYVKRVVFIATPHGGSNLSDLAVASLISRLVAVPKFLISTTFDVMTLDLDTPGDKITKRDFTSVKNLSPQNRFIRATRQISIDPAVSYHSIIGNFHGKDIEHSSDGVVPYWSSHLDGAASEKVVDSGHSAHYHPLAILEVRRILEEHLESTPVSE, from the coding sequence ATGCAGAGCAATGCGATCACTGCGGACGCGATGAGTTCGCATACGGCGCAAGTGCTTCGCCTGTATAATCTTACCGAAGTGTTCAAGGCCAACCCGGACCAGACCATGCGTGATTTGCGGGAGCGGGCCTGTGAGGGGCCCGATCGATACCTGCTATTCAGCATGGCGGAATTAAGCTACCTGGTTGCGCGGGACCACGAGGCCAAGTCGCCCACCGAGGCGATTGGATACTTCATTTCCTCGGCGCGCTTCGCGTACGCGTTTCTGTTCGATTCCAATCTCGGGGAGCGTCCGAACATCTACGATCCCCGTTTTCGCCTGGGGTGCGAGTTGTACAACCACTCGCTCGCGCGCGCGCTCCGGCTGATGGAAGCGAACCCGCCTGCCGAAGAGGCTGACGGAGCGATCCTTGTTCAGACGTGGGACGGCGCATTACGGATGCGGGTGGCGATGCACGGGTTCCCGGAAGGCTACTCGGATTTCGCTGAGCTGATCCTCGCGGCGGATTACGAGGTTGAAGGCATCAACAACCAGTACCGCACCTACGGATTGGGCATTCCGCTGATTGCCGTTGCGCGTACGGATCCCGACGATCCGAACCAGCCGCCGCGCGCAAGTTATCCGGCGACGGCCGTACTGCGGTTCAACCGGCTCGCCTGCGTGGACTATGACCAAACCCTCGAAGCCTCGCTCGATCTGTTCGACCCGCTGCACATCGACGACGTCGAGATCGACGGGACACACGCGCGACTCGAATCCGATATGACGACGCCTCTGGGATACGTGCTTTCCGATCCCGACCTGCGGACCGATGCGTTTCTCGGGTTTCTGCGCGCGGAGCGTGCCGACGACCGCACCGGGTTGTACATGATCGATCCGTACGATTCCGACAAGATACCGGTGGTATTGGTGCATGGCTTGGTGTCGAGTCCGCTGACTTGGGCGGAGATGCTGAACGATCTGCGCGGCGACCCCGCGATCCGGGAAAAGTACCAGTTCTGGTTCTACCAGTATCCCACCGGGTACCCCTTCATCTACTCGGCGAGCCGGTTTCGCAAGGCGCTCGACGACGCGCGCGCGCAGTACGATCCGGCGGGGACCAGCGCGGCGTTCAACCAGATGGTGTTGATTGGTCACAGCATGGGCGGCCTGCTGTCGAAACTGATGGTGCAAGACAGCGGCGACGCCGTATGGAGCGCGTTCAGCAGGAAGCCGTTCGACGAACTCAGGATTTCCGAATCGGAGAAGTCGATGCTTGCCAACGTGTTCTTTTTCACGCCGCGGCCGTACGTGAAGCGCGTTGTGTTCATCGCGACGCCCCACGGCGGCAGCAACCTCAGCGACCTTGCGGTTGCATCGCTCATTTCGCGTCTTGTCGCGGTACCGAAATTCTTGATATCCACCACGTTCGACGTGATGACGCTCGATCTCGATACGCCGGGCGACAAAATTACCAAGCGCGACTTTACGAGCGTGAAGAACCTCTCGCCCCAAAACCGGTTCATCCGCGCGACACGGCAGATTTCGATCGATCCCGCGGTGTCGTACCATTCGATCATCGGCAACTTTCATGGCAAAGACATCGAGCACAGCAGCGACGGAGTTGTCCCATATTGGAGTTCGCACCTCGATGGCGCGGCCTCGGAGAAAGTGGTGGATTCGGGGCACTCGGCGCACTACCATCCGCTCGCCATATTGGAGGTGCGTCGGATACTCGAGGAGCACTTGGAGTCGACGCCGGTGTCCGAGTAA
- a CDS encoding DUF2442 domain-containing protein, giving the protein MFPHVMDARHIRGYTVWVRFDDGSEGEIDLLDALDGTVFEPLRDVRFFRQFLIDGNTLAWPNGVDFAPEFLYERLKNRVHE; this is encoded by the coding sequence ATGTTTCCGCACGTAATGGACGCAAGGCATATCAGAGGTTATACCGTCTGGGTTCGATTCGATGACGGATCGGAAGGTGAAATTGACCTCTTGGACGCCCTTGACGGAACGGTGTTCGAGCCATTGCGTGACGTGCGCTTTTTCCGGCAGTTCTTAATCGATGGCAATACGCTTGCATGGCCAAACGGTGTGGACTTTGCGCCCGAGTTTCTGTATGAGCGGCTGAAAAACCGAGTGCATGAATGA